The DNA sequence ACTTCGTCCTGCTCCAGATCGGCTACCGGGCCACGGACGGCCTCCTCCGGGGGGCGGAGGTGGCCTACGAGGGGGAGAGGCCCCTCCTCTCCCCCCACTACGAGACCTCCCGCCCGGGCCTCTTCGCCATCGGCTCCTGCGCCTTCGGCCCGGACACCCGCTCCGTCTTCATAGAAAACGGCCGCCTGCACGCCCAGCTCGCCCTCTTGGCCATTCGCGAAAGGGCTTGACAGCGGGGGGATTCCCCTCTATCCTTAGGGGCAAGATGCGTGGAGCGGTCCTCTCCCTCGGCCTAGTCCTAATCGTACGGACGGGCGGGGGGTGAGGTGTAGCGCGTTTCGCATCTGAGCCCCCCGGAGACCCCGGGGGGTTTTCCTTAATGGAGGCGGGCATGAAGGGAGCAGAGGCGCTTTTGAAGGCGATGGAGCAGGAGGGGGTGGAGGTCATCTTCGGCCACCCGGGCGGGGCCATCATGCCCACCTACGACGCCCTCTACGACAGCCCCATCCGCCACATCCTGGTGCGGCACGAGCAAGGAGGGGTTCACGCGGCCACCGCCTACGCCCGGGCGAGCGGCAAGGTGGGGGTGGTCATGGCCACCTCGGGCCCCGGGGCGCTCAACCTGGTCACGGGCCTGGCGGACGCCTACATGGACTCCACCCCGGTGGTGGCCATCACCGGGAACGTGCCCCGTAGCCTCATCGGCACGGACGCCTTCCAGGAGGCGGACGTGACCGGGGTGACCATGCCCATCACCAAGCACAACTACCTGGTCCAGGACGTGAACGACCTGCCCCGGGTCATCAAGGAGGCCTTCTACATCGCCCGCTCCGGCCGTCCGGGGCCGGTCCTGGTGGACGTGCCCAAGGACGTCCAGCTGGCCGAGTTCACCGGGAGCTTTGACGTGAAGCTGGACCTCCCGGGCTACAAGCCCACCCTGAGGGGGCACCCCCGGCAGATTGAGCGGGCCCTCGAGGCCCTGGAGAAGGCGGAGCGGCCCGTCCTTATGGTGGGGGGCGGGGCCCAGGACGCCCACGCGGAAATCCTGGCCTTCGCGGAGAAGACGGGGATTCCCGTGATCACCACCCTGATGGGCCTGGGGGCCTTTCCCGGCACCCACCCCCTGTGGCTCGGCATGCCGGGGATGCACGGCACCGTGGCTGCCAACCGGGCCATCTACCACGCGGACGTGATCCTGGCCGTGGGCCTCCGGTTTGACGACCGGGTCACGGGGAAGGTCTCCCGCTTCGCCCCCCACGCCCACACCATCATTCACGTGGACGTGGACCCCGCCGAGATCGGCAAGATCGTCCGCACCCAGGTCCCCATCGTGGGGGATGCCCGGCTGGTGATGCGGGAGCTTCTGCGGGGGGCCAAGCCCCTGAGGCTCGCCACCTGGTGGCGGGAGCTGGAGGAGTGGCGCACCCGCCACCCCCTCACCTACCGGCCCCGGCCCCACCTCCAAAGCCAAGAGGTCATCCGGGCCTTCTACGAGGCCACGGGGGGGAACGCCATCGTCACCACCGGGGTGGGGCAGCACCAGATGTTCGCCGCCCAGTTCTTCCGGGTCTCCCGGCCCCGGAGCTTCCTCACCTCGGGCGGCCTGGGCACCATGGGGGTGGGGCTTCCCTTCGCCATCGGGGCCCAGGTGGCGAGGCCGGGGGAGCTGGTCATAGACTTTGACGGGGACGGCTCCTTCCAGATGACCCTGCAGGAGCTGGCCACGGTGGTCAAGTACAAGCTTCCCGTGAAGGTGGTGGTCCTGAACAACGGCTTTTTGGGCATGGTCCGGCAGTGGCAGGACCTCTTCCACGCCAAGCGCTACAGCGAGGTCTACCTGGCCGACTCCAACCCCGACTTCGCCCGGCTGGCCGAGGCCTACGGCATCCGGGGGGTCCGGGTGGAGCGGAAGGAGGACCTCAAGAAGGGGGTGGACGCGGTCCTGGAGACGGACGGGCCCGTGGTGGCCGAGTTCAAGGTCTACCAGGAGGAGGGGGTCTTCCCCATGATTCCTTCCGGCGCCTCGGTGGAGGAGATGATCACCGAGGACCCCAGGCAGGAGGTGGGCGCATGAGACACGTCATCTCGGTCCTGGTCCAGGACCATCCCCGGGTCCTGAACCGCATCACCAGCCTCTTCGCCCGGCGGGGCTTCAACCTGGAGAGCCTGGCCGTGGGCACCACCCACGTGCCCGGGCTTTCCCGCATCAGCCTGGTGGTCTCGGGGGACGACCGCACCCTCGAGCAGGTGGAGAAGCAGCTCAACCGGCTGATCGAGGTCCTCAAGGTCACCGACCACTCCGAGCCCCACGTGGAGCGGGAGCTGGCTCTCGTCAAGGTCCACGTGGGGGGCCTCGAGGAGCGCCTCGCCATCAAGGACATCCAGGAGGCCTTCCGGGCCCGGGTGGTGGACGTGGCCAAGGAGAGCCTGATCCTGGAGCTCACCGGGGATTCCAACAAGATAAACTCTTTCGTTGAGGCCCTCAGGCCCTTCGGCCTCCTCGAGGTCATGCGCACCGGCGCGGTGGCCATGAGCCGGGGGGAGCGGGTCCTCAAGGTGCGGGAAAAGCGGGAGGAAGCGGTATGAAGATCTACTACGATCACGACGCGGACATCGGGTTTCTCTCCGGCAAGAAGGTGGCGGTCTTGGGCTTCGGCTCCCAGGGGCACGCCCACGCCCTGAACCTCAAGGACTCGGGGGTGGATGTGCGGGTGGGCCTCCGCCCGGGGTCCAAGAGCTGGGCCAGGGCCGAGGCGGAGGGCCTGCGGGTGCTCAGCGTCGCCGAGGCGGTGCGGGAGGCCGACCTGGTCATGATGCTCCTCCCCGACGAGACCCAGGCCCGGGTCTACCGGGAGGAGGTGGAGCCGAACCTCAAGGAGGGTGGGGCTTTGGCCTTCGCCCACGGCTTCAACATCCACTTCGGCCAGATCCGGCCGCGGAAGGACCTGGATGTCTTCATGGTGGCCCCCAAGGGGCCGGGGCACTTGGTCCGCTCCGAGTACCAGAGGGGGAGCGGGGTGCCCGCCCTGGTGGCTGTGCACCAGGACGCCTCGGGCTCGGCCTTCCAGACCGCCTTGGCCTACGCCAAGGCCATCGGGGCCACCCGGGCCGGGGTCATCCCCACCACCTTCAAGGATGAGACGGAGACCGACCTCTTCGGGGAGCAGGCGGTGCTGTGCGGGGGGCTCACCCGGCTCATCGCCGCTGGTTTTGAGACCCTGACCGAGGCGGGCTACCCCCCGGAGATGGCCTACTTTGAGGTCCTGCACGAGGTCAAGCTCATCGTGGACCTCATCTACGAGTCCGGGCTTTCCGGGATGCGCTACTCCATCTCCAACACCGCCGAGTACGGGGACTACACCCGGGGGGACCAGGTGGTGCCCCTGGAGGAGACCAAGCGCCGCATGCGGGAGGTGCTCCGCCAGATCCAGACCGGGGAGTTCGCCCGGGAGTGGGTTTTGGAGAACCAGGCGGGCCAGCCCGTCCTCCAGGCCAACCGCAGGCGCTGGCAGGCCCACCCCATTGAGGAGGTGGGCTCGAGGCTCAGGGCCATGATGCCCTTCATCAAGCCCAGGATCAGCAAAGAGGAGATGGGAGGGTAGGTATGCGGCACATCCGGATCTTTGACACCACGCTCAGGGACGGGGAGCAGAGCCCAGGAGTGGCCCTTTCCTTGGACCAGAAGCTGGAGATCGCCCACGCCCTGGCCCGGCTCAACGTGGACATCATCGAGGCCGGCTTCCCCGTATCGGGGGCCTTGGAGTTTGAGGCGGTGCGGCGCATCGCCAGCGAGGTAAAGGGCCCGGTCATCGCCGCCCT is a window from the Thermus filiformis genome containing:
- the ilvC gene encoding ketol-acid reductoisomerase; translated protein: MKIYYDHDADIGFLSGKKVAVLGFGSQGHAHALNLKDSGVDVRVGLRPGSKSWARAEAEGLRVLSVAEAVREADLVMMLLPDETQARVYREEVEPNLKEGGALAFAHGFNIHFGQIRPRKDLDVFMVAPKGPGHLVRSEYQRGSGVPALVAVHQDASGSAFQTALAYAKAIGATRAGVIPTTFKDETETDLFGEQAVLCGGLTRLIAAGFETLTEAGYPPEMAYFEVLHEVKLIVDLIYESGLSGMRYSISNTAEYGDYTRGDQVVPLEETKRRMREVLRQIQTGEFAREWVLENQAGQPVLQANRRRWQAHPIEEVGSRLRAMMPFIKPRISKEEMGG
- the ilvN gene encoding acetolactate synthase small subunit; amino-acid sequence: MRHVISVLVQDHPRVLNRITSLFARRGFNLESLAVGTTHVPGLSRISLVVSGDDRTLEQVEKQLNRLIEVLKVTDHSEPHVERELALVKVHVGGLEERLAIKDIQEAFRARVVDVAKESLILELTGDSNKINSFVEALRPFGLLEVMRTGAVAMSRGERVLKVREKREEAV
- the ilvB gene encoding biosynthetic-type acetolactate synthase large subunit translates to MKGAEALLKAMEQEGVEVIFGHPGGAIMPTYDALYDSPIRHILVRHEQGGVHAATAYARASGKVGVVMATSGPGALNLVTGLADAYMDSTPVVAITGNVPRSLIGTDAFQEADVTGVTMPITKHNYLVQDVNDLPRVIKEAFYIARSGRPGPVLVDVPKDVQLAEFTGSFDVKLDLPGYKPTLRGHPRQIERALEALEKAERPVLMVGGGAQDAHAEILAFAEKTGIPVITTLMGLGAFPGTHPLWLGMPGMHGTVAANRAIYHADVILAVGLRFDDRVTGKVSRFAPHAHTIIHVDVDPAEIGKIVRTQVPIVGDARLVMRELLRGAKPLRLATWWRELEEWRTRHPLTYRPRPHLQSQEVIRAFYEATGGNAIVTTGVGQHQMFAAQFFRVSRPRSFLTSGGLGTMGVGLPFAIGAQVARPGELVIDFDGDGSFQMTLQELATVVKYKLPVKVVVLNNGFLGMVRQWQDLFHAKRYSEVYLADSNPDFARLAEAYGIRGVRVERKEDLKKGVDAVLETDGPVVAEFKVYQEEGVFPMIPSGASVEEMITEDPRQEVGA